A window of Spirochaetota bacterium genomic DNA:
TCGCCTGGGAGCTCTACGCCATGGTGGCGCTCGTCTATCCGCGCGCCATCCGTATCATCGAAGGGGAAACGGCATGATCACCGTCGTGGAGAACAGAGACTGCGAGGCCTGTAAGACGAAGGAAGCCGTGGTGCTCTGTAACGGGTGCGGGAAGGCCCTGTGCGCCGACTGCCGCGTCTTTGACCTGTGGTGCTACGGCTGCGGCCATG
This region includes:
- a CDS encoding B-box zinc finger protein translates to MITVVENRDCEACKTKEAVVLCNGCGKALCADCRVFDLWCYGCGHGDPRVFCKSCNDNPEVNVWKGP